The proteins below are encoded in one region of Nitrospira sp.:
- the pilR gene encoding acetoacetate metabolism regulatory protein AtoC encodes MENPQTSSMTCEQSTAVHADHGTVLVVDDDTAMREVVHDLLSDRGHRVVTAASGAEALKELSQTDIDVVLTDLRMKGIQGLELLTEIKRGHPAVNVILMTAFGSVETAVEAMKHGAYDYLTKPVKSEELIHTIERAIREAKLRREVSQLRRAVGREYSFHQIIGKSKAMRDVFDLIQRVADSPTNILLSGESGTGKELVAKAIHFNSERKQAPFIPVNCAAIPETLLESELFGHVRGAFTDAKMDKRGLFEEAEKGTLFLDEISELPVMLQAKLLRAIQEKEIRRVGSARPISVDVRIIAATNVNLAEEAKAKRFREDLFYRLNVIEIRLPPLRERREDIPLLVESFLEKCARLAHKPVRGIAESALALLIDYPWPGNVRELENVIERAVTLSRSEKIVAVDLPPAIQGARGERRVIDEAAERTLPLHHVEMEYILRILDKTGGNKYQAAHILGIDRKTLYRKLGEIEEEKAQR; translated from the coding sequence ATGGAAAACCCCCAGACCTCGTCCATGACATGCGAGCAATCGACAGCGGTGCATGCAGACCATGGGACGGTGCTTGTCGTGGATGACGATACCGCGATGCGCGAAGTGGTCCACGATTTGTTGTCTGATCGCGGACATCGCGTCGTGACGGCAGCCAGTGGGGCCGAAGCCCTGAAGGAGCTGAGCCAAACGGACATCGACGTCGTCCTGACAGATTTGCGCATGAAAGGGATACAAGGGCTGGAATTGCTCACAGAGATCAAGCGCGGCCACCCGGCGGTCAATGTGATTTTGATGACCGCGTTCGGATCGGTCGAAACGGCCGTAGAGGCGATGAAACACGGCGCGTATGACTACCTGACCAAGCCCGTCAAGAGTGAGGAACTGATTCATACTATCGAACGCGCGATCCGCGAGGCGAAACTGAGACGCGAAGTCTCCCAGCTCCGGCGTGCCGTTGGGCGTGAGTACAGCTTTCACCAGATTATCGGCAAGAGCAAGGCCATGCGCGACGTATTCGATTTGATTCAGCGCGTGGCCGATAGCCCCACGAACATTTTGCTCAGCGGCGAAAGCGGGACCGGCAAAGAATTGGTCGCCAAGGCCATTCATTTCAACAGTGAACGGAAGCAGGCTCCGTTCATCCCGGTCAATTGCGCGGCGATTCCGGAAACGTTGTTGGAAAGCGAATTGTTCGGACACGTTCGAGGGGCGTTCACGGATGCCAAGATGGATAAGCGGGGACTGTTCGAGGAGGCCGAGAAGGGGACGCTGTTCCTCGATGAGATCAGCGAACTGCCCGTCATGTTACAGGCCAAGTTGCTCCGTGCGATCCAGGAGAAGGAAATCCGTCGCGTCGGGTCGGCTCGTCCCATTTCGGTCGATGTGCGGATCATTGCGGCGACCAATGTCAATTTGGCGGAAGAGGCGAAGGCCAAACGATTTCGAGAAGATCTCTTTTATCGGCTGAATGTCATCGAAATACGTCTGCCGCCCTTACGAGAACGACGGGAAGATATTCCACTCCTGGTGGAATCCTTCTTGGAGAAGTGTGCGCGCCTGGCGCACAAACCGGTGCGCGGTATTGCGGAAAGCGCGTTAGCCCTCTTGATCGACTATCCGTGGCCGGGCAACGTGCGGGAATTGGAGAACGTCATTGAGCGGGCCGTTACATTGTCGCGCAGCGAAAAAATAGTGGCTGTTGATTTACCCCCGGCCATCCAAGGTGCACGAGGGGAGCGGCGCGTCATCGACGAGGCAGCGGAGCGTACGTTGCCGCTGCATCATGTCGAAATGGAATACATTCTTCGAATCCTGGACAAGACGGGCGGCAACAAGTATCAGGCGGCCCATATCCTCGGCATCGACCGCAAAACCCTCTATCGCAAATTAGGGGAGATCGAGGAAGAGAAGGCGCAGCGCTAG
- a CDS encoding DNA-binding response regulator produces MSRPRTLLADDHSLVLEGFKKLLEDRYDVVGMVEDGRALVETASRLAPDIILMDISMPLLNGIDATRQIKRMLPNVKIIIVTMHADSAYLNEAFKAGASGYLLKRSAGSELHQAMESVLGGNFYVTPLLTKGLIDTALGGTPPPTTKQSSLTPRQREVLQLVAEGKAVKEIAQLLNISPRTVEFHKAQIMEQLSLRTTAELTKYALAHGLTSSV; encoded by the coding sequence ATGAGTCGGCCGCGCACACTCCTGGCTGATGATCACTCCCTCGTTTTGGAGGGGTTCAAGAAACTGCTCGAAGACCGTTACGACGTCGTTGGGATGGTAGAAGACGGGCGGGCCCTCGTAGAAACTGCCAGCCGTCTGGCCCCAGACATCATCCTCATGGACATTTCGATGCCGTTGCTTAACGGCATCGATGCGACCAGACAGATCAAGCGGATGTTGCCGAACGTCAAAATTATCATCGTGACCATGCACGCCGATTCGGCCTACCTCAATGAGGCATTCAAGGCCGGCGCGTCCGGCTATCTCCTCAAGCGGTCGGCGGGCTCCGAATTGCATCAAGCGATGGAATCGGTTCTCGGAGGGAACTTTTACGTGACCCCTCTGCTTACAAAGGGGCTTATTGACACGGCGTTAGGCGGCACACCACCGCCCACGACCAAACAAAGCAGCCTCACGCCACGCCAGCGCGAAGTGCTCCAACTCGTGGCGGAAGGGAAGGCCGTGAAGGAGATCGCGCAACTCCTGAACATCTCGCCGCGGACGGTGGAATTCCACAAAGCCCAAATTATGGAACAGCTGTCGCTTCGGACCACGGCCGAACTGACCAAGTATGCCCTCGCCCATGGCCTGACCTCGTCCGTATAG
- a CDS encoding formate transporter (possible pseudo, frameshifted), with product MAATVAIETGYWTAGAILFPIGLAMAILLGTEIITGSFALLPCAAADGRPPVRVRRILTSWGWVFLGNLLGSLLYAGLFAIALTTAGDAPVPPVGAKLVAIAEAKTNYYAAHGWSGLFAVFTKAVLCNWMVGLAVVAAFMSTSLAGKCLAIWGPTFLFFSQGFEHAVVNMFLIPVGILLGADVTVSSWRLWNQIPVTLGNLVGGMVFTGLAVYAAHRTAPSSSQDRSPVATIRASAGPRPDGLSSF from the coding sequence ATGGCCGCCACCGTAGCCATTGAGACGGGCTACTGGACCGCAGGGGCGATATTGTTCCCCATTGGTCTCGCGATGGCCATTCTGCTCGGGACTGAAATCATTACGGGGAGTTTCGCCTTGCTTCCCTGTGCAGCGGCCGATGGTCGCCCGCCTGTTCGAGTCAGGCGAATTCTCACGTCCTGGGGATGGGTCTTCCTGGGCAATTTGCTGGGGTCCCTCCTCTATGCGGGCCTGTTTGCGATTGCACTGACGACCGCAGGGGATGCGCCCGTTCCGCCTGTGGGCGCGAAACTGGTCGCCATTGCGGAAGCCAAAACCAACTACTATGCCGCCCACGGTTGGTCGGGTCTCTTCGCCGTATTCACGAAAGCCGTGCTGTGCAACTGGATGGTCGGACTTGCCGTGGTCGCGGCCTTCATGTCGACCTCCTTGGCAGGCAAGTGTCTCGCCATCTGGGGTCCGACATTTCTGTTTTTCTCCCAAGGATTCGAGCACGCTGTGGTGAATATGTTTCTGATTCCCGTGGGAATCTTGCTTGGCGCCGACGTGACCGTGTCGTCCTGGCGGCTGTGGAATCAGATTCCGGTCACGTTGGGGAATTTGGTGGGGGGTATGGTCTTCACCGGACTGGCCGTCTATGCCGCGCATCGGACGGCACCGTCGTCCTCCCAGGACCGCTCTCCTGTTGCAACCATACGGGCCAGCGCCGGCCCCAGACCTGACGGCTTGTCGTCGTTCTGA
- a CDS encoding multidrug effux MFS transporter subunit EmrB: MTGQFPRRLHGWRFVLFNVVLGLSHIVVLFNAGSYIALLPHVAGDLGGVLPSFLTWAQTDFMIGLALGFPLARYFSGRIGDYRLLIAAFLVYSGASYLCGASETLAQFVPARIVQGISGGLTLPVAQLMLLKEYPRRLQTLALSVWGLFSITPFTVGMPVGGYIAQLLGWRFLFYLDFVLTLIIVGTVGALLYGRGFQRRYGRFDAVGFALLVGLLLGLQTLLNMGNDFDWFDEPILQAIGILLLIALPCFVIWELGTRQPVVDVRLFRHRNFLIGAAILAIGFFSIQGLLSLLIVQIQLLLGYSSTLAGLALLPMIVLGAPVIAVMHVLCKYVDARWLICLNSLGFAWTFYWIGLYDDPHSYQELFWPMVVEGLFLGSFFTPVVTLTLHGLSGPLVLRAAEIANLLRVAAGALGITFQSIVLFRRAHFHQLHLADHFGGRQSFAYDPLQQLIAKLQAAGVSVEAIPGKLQALMRQQAALLSVSDAFLLASALSLGLGMLVWCAASTKTPATASREDEVRLLRAENLAEELP, translated from the coding sequence ATGACGGGACAGTTTCCACGGAGGTTGCATGGGTGGCGCTTCGTTCTGTTCAACGTGGTCCTCGGCCTGTCTCACATCGTCGTACTGTTCAATGCCGGCTCCTATATCGCGTTGCTTCCCCACGTCGCGGGCGATCTGGGCGGAGTATTGCCGAGCTTCCTGACGTGGGCCCAGACGGACTTCATGATCGGGTTGGCCCTGGGCTTTCCGTTGGCCCGATATTTTTCCGGCCGTATCGGCGACTACCGTCTGTTGATCGCGGCGTTCCTGGTCTATAGCGGAGCCTCGTACCTCTGCGGTGCCAGCGAGACCCTGGCGCAGTTTGTCCCGGCGCGCATTGTGCAGGGTATCTCCGGCGGTCTGACACTTCCCGTTGCCCAGTTGATGCTGCTCAAGGAGTATCCGAGGCGACTACAGACTCTGGCCCTCAGCGTGTGGGGCCTGTTCAGCATCACCCCGTTTACCGTCGGCATGCCCGTTGGGGGCTACATTGCGCAATTACTCGGCTGGCGGTTTCTTTTCTATCTCGACTTTGTTCTGACCCTGATCATTGTGGGGACGGTAGGTGCACTGCTCTACGGCCGGGGGTTTCAACGCCGGTACGGCCGATTCGACGCGGTGGGTTTCGCCCTTCTGGTGGGCTTACTGTTGGGCCTTCAAACGCTGCTCAATATGGGCAACGACTTCGATTGGTTCGACGAGCCGATTCTCCAAGCCATAGGCATCTTGCTGCTGATCGCGCTTCCCTGCTTTGTGATTTGGGAACTCGGTACACGTCAGCCCGTTGTGGACGTTCGACTGTTTCGGCATCGCAACTTTCTGATCGGAGCCGCAATTCTGGCAATCGGCTTCTTTTCGATCCAAGGTCTTCTGTCGCTGCTCATTGTGCAGATTCAGCTCCTGCTGGGGTATAGCTCCACGCTCGCCGGACTGGCCCTGCTGCCGATGATCGTGCTGGGAGCACCGGTGATCGCAGTCATGCACGTGCTCTGCAAGTACGTGGACGCGCGATGGCTGATCTGTCTGAACAGCCTCGGGTTCGCATGGACCTTCTACTGGATCGGTCTCTACGACGATCCGCATTCTTATCAGGAACTGTTTTGGCCGATGGTCGTGGAAGGACTCTTCCTCGGATCGTTCTTCACCCCCGTGGTCACACTGACCCTCCACGGACTCTCTGGCCCGCTCGTCCTCCGGGCCGCCGAAATCGCCAATTTGCTACGGGTCGCCGCGGGGGCCCTCGGGATCACGTTCCAAAGCATCGTGCTGTTCCGGCGCGCGCATTTCCACCAATTGCATCTCGCCGATCATTTCGGTGGACGGCAATCCTTTGCCTACGATCCGCTGCAACAGTTGATCGCCAAGTTGCAGGCGGCCGGGGTGAGTGTCGAGGCCATTCCAGGCAAGCTTCAGGCCCTCATGCGGCAACAGGCGGCGCTGCTCAGCGTGAGCGATGCGTTTTTACTCGCCAGCGCGCTTTCGCTGGGGCTGGGCATGTTGGTGTGGTGTGCCGCCTCCACAAAAACTCCCGCGACCGCATCCCGGGAGGACGAGGTCCGTCTCTTGCGGGCGGAAAACCTAGCAGAGGAACTGCCGTGA
- the yjcP gene encoding multidrug RND transporter, giving the protein MKETLAEVSHRLEQWPEDRWWEQFGIPELTALIDTALADHPGLKHTSARLREAQALVKVEGARLLPFLEADASLTYERISQHGVFAALNPKVAGDKILLGIVNPLSFRYEFDFWGKNRAILESALGQAAAEEAERAEVRLRITTGIARAYFRGHAYQQQLAIVTSIVDIRRALRDLARTRHRLGLDNDQPVKLAVAEYEAAFQRHARIRDLLDVQRHLLARLAGKGPDQAAHILGPSPPAIPPQIPAPQHLSMGLLVHRPDLAAALYRAHAAARLVKVAKTQFYPTIDLTAFVGFNALTLAKGGDKLANLLFRGQSFSYGVAPGLRLPWFEGGRLRGELAAQRAEYDAAVELYNDTLLDAMREVADSLSAWHTTRQLVESHHRLLASLGQDWRLAKVRLTTGLDDAREELQHRHPMLEQEYVLRGLESDQLVAAVDLIEALGGGYHNPDIENRPPHGSS; this is encoded by the coding sequence ATGAAGGAAACTCTGGCCGAGGTGAGTCATCGCCTCGAGCAGTGGCCGGAGGACCGCTGGTGGGAGCAGTTCGGTATTCCCGAGCTGACGGCGTTGATCGACACGGCGCTGGCCGACCACCCCGGGCTCAAGCACACCTCGGCGCGTTTGCGCGAAGCACAGGCCTTGGTCAAGGTGGAAGGCGCACGCCTGCTGCCGTTTCTCGAGGCCGACGCATCCCTCACCTACGAGCGGATCTCGCAGCACGGGGTCTTCGCGGCACTCAACCCGAAAGTAGCGGGCGACAAGATCCTGCTGGGCATCGTGAACCCGCTGAGCTTCCGCTATGAGTTTGATTTTTGGGGAAAGAATCGGGCGATTCTCGAGTCCGCCCTTGGGCAGGCGGCCGCCGAAGAAGCGGAACGGGCGGAGGTACGATTGCGCATCACGACCGGCATCGCGCGGGCCTATTTCCGAGGTCATGCCTATCAACAACAGCTGGCCATCGTCACGTCGATCGTTGATATCCGCCGCGCCCTTCGCGATCTCGCCCGGACACGGCATCGCCTGGGGCTGGACAACGACCAGCCCGTCAAACTCGCCGTCGCCGAATACGAAGCGGCCTTTCAACGGCACGCACGCATCCGCGACCTCTTGGACGTGCAACGTCATCTACTCGCGCGACTGGCCGGCAAAGGCCCCGATCAGGCCGCGCACATCTTGGGGCCATCGCCTCCCGCCATTCCCCCGCAGATACCGGCACCGCAGCACCTCTCCATGGGTCTGCTGGTCCATCGGCCCGACCTCGCCGCGGCCCTCTACCGGGCGCACGCCGCCGCGCGGCTGGTGAAGGTCGCTAAGACGCAATTCTATCCGACCATCGATCTTACCGCCTTTGTCGGCTTCAACGCGTTGACCCTGGCCAAAGGGGGCGACAAGCTGGCCAACTTGTTGTTTCGAGGACAGAGTTTTTCCTACGGCGTGGCGCCGGGACTGCGCCTGCCCTGGTTCGAAGGAGGTCGATTACGGGGAGAACTCGCTGCGCAGCGCGCCGAATACGATGCGGCCGTCGAACTCTACAATGACACGCTGCTCGACGCGATGCGCGAGGTGGCGGATAGTTTGAGTGCCTGGCACACGACCCGACAGCTCGTGGAATCGCACCATCGCCTCCTGGCCTCCTTGGGACAAGATTGGCGGTTGGCCAAGGTCCGGCTGACCACCGGCCTGGACGATGCACGCGAAGAGTTGCAACATCGGCACCCCATGCTCGAGCAGGAGTACGTATTACGCGGGCTGGAAAGCGACCAACTCGTCGCCGCCGTCGACTTGATCGAGGCGTTGGGCGGCGGCTATCACAATCCCGATATCGAGAATCGTCCACCACATGGATCAAGCTGA
- a CDS encoding glycosyl transferase family 1, with translation MKAVKILYVYLGFYRDAGGEHTPLELAQELDRERFNFEIVTVMPTTSRIGLAVRATGCPIHELGLDIPRVTEPIKMIKVIHAFYRTFRRLRPDIVHTQSPFCNVWARLAAKLARVPVIVATLNFGGGPKPRWFLKPIMRTVHRWLATSTDAYVCVAKHLVKDQLSPSEWDRAEIIYQFFDLDRFLAGRTDLPALRGLRNPARPRLGIVGRLEYEKGHRVAIAAMRKIVDAVPGAQLKIVGAGSLESELRDQVIALKLSDNVEFTGHRTEMFDVMSNLDLLMIPSRNEAFGLVVLESIAAGLPLVGSCSGAFPEILEHGKYGTLVDPSDPDVWAKAVIQIINDPAPALAKVKDARADVLPRYTTRQSAGRHASLYLRLVKHTLPHSATDLS, from the coding sequence ATGAAGGCCGTAAAGATCCTCTATGTCTATCTTGGGTTTTACCGCGATGCCGGAGGGGAACACACTCCGTTGGAACTTGCTCAAGAACTTGATCGAGAACGCTTCAACTTTGAGATCGTCACCGTGATGCCGACAACCTCCAGAATCGGTTTGGCAGTACGAGCAACGGGGTGCCCGATTCACGAACTCGGTCTGGATATTCCTCGTGTGACGGAACCGATCAAAATGATCAAGGTGATCCATGCGTTTTACAGGACATTCCGCAGACTGCGTCCGGATATCGTGCACACGCAATCACCATTTTGCAACGTGTGGGCTCGTCTGGCCGCCAAACTGGCGCGTGTCCCCGTGATCGTTGCGACGCTCAATTTTGGCGGAGGGCCGAAACCGCGATGGTTTCTCAAGCCGATTATGCGAACCGTGCATCGGTGGTTGGCCACCAGTACCGATGCCTATGTCTGTGTGGCCAAACACTTGGTGAAAGATCAGTTGTCGCCCTCCGAATGGGATCGCGCCGAGATCATTTACCAGTTTTTCGATCTGGACCGTTTCCTCGCAGGTCGCACGGATTTACCGGCGCTCCGGGGGTTAAGAAACCCTGCCCGCCCGCGACTCGGAATCGTCGGAAGGCTGGAATATGAAAAAGGTCATAGAGTCGCGATCGCGGCCATGCGGAAAATTGTCGACGCCGTGCCGGGAGCTCAACTCAAGATCGTCGGTGCCGGCAGCTTGGAATCGGAACTCAGGGATCAAGTGATCGCGCTGAAGCTGTCGGACAACGTCGAGTTCACCGGGCACCGTACCGAGATGTTCGACGTCATGTCGAATCTGGATCTGTTGATGATTCCGTCGCGCAACGAGGCATTCGGTTTGGTGGTGTTGGAGTCAATTGCGGCCGGCCTCCCGTTGGTGGGAAGTTGCAGCGGTGCATTTCCAGAAATTCTTGAACATGGAAAATACGGGACTTTGGTCGATCCATCCGATCCGGACGTCTGGGCCAAGGCTGTTATCCAGATCATCAACGATCCGGCTCCGGCACTGGCCAAGGTGAAGGATGCCCGAGCAGACGTGTTACCACGATATACGACGCGACAAAGTGCCGGTCGGCACGCGAGCCTCTATCTGCGTCTTGTTAAACACACTCTTCCGCATTCAGCCACCGATCTCTCGTAA
- the pyrF gene encoding orotidine 5'-phosphate decarboxylase, translating to MTTVPVDMRERLILALDVPSAEAAFRLLEQAGDAVTFVKVGLELFTAAGPEFVQRLRDLKKRVFLDLKFLDIEETVRRATSQVAMMGVDFLTVHANRKALNAAVKGRSQVPNSSLKILAVTVLTNYDSQDLRDMGIQLSVAELVSARAALAAEVGCDGVVASGEEPQAIRQRVGSKLVVVTPGIRPAGTEIGDHARATTPARAIGAGSDYLVVGRPIRDAVNPRAAAEQILDEMRQAFLSRAS from the coding sequence ATGACAACGGTACCGGTCGACATGCGGGAACGATTGATTCTGGCCTTGGACGTACCCTCCGCGGAGGCCGCCTTCCGGCTATTGGAGCAGGCTGGGGACGCCGTCACCTTCGTCAAGGTGGGGCTGGAACTCTTCACGGCCGCGGGTCCCGAATTCGTCCAGCGCCTGCGGGACCTCAAAAAGCGGGTGTTTCTCGATCTCAAGTTTCTGGATATCGAAGAAACGGTCCGACGCGCGACGTCCCAGGTCGCGATGATGGGTGTCGACTTTCTCACGGTCCATGCAAATCGGAAAGCGCTGAACGCAGCCGTCAAAGGTCGCAGCCAGGTGCCCAACTCCTCCCTCAAGATCCTGGCGGTGACGGTCTTGACCAACTATGACTCGCAGGACCTGCGCGACATGGGAATTCAACTCTCGGTCGCCGAATTGGTGTCGGCCAGAGCGGCCCTGGCGGCGGAGGTGGGTTGCGACGGGGTCGTGGCCTCCGGAGAGGAACCGCAGGCGATTCGGCAGCGTGTTGGGAGCAAGTTGGTCGTTGTGACGCCGGGAATTCGGCCGGCCGGCACCGAGATCGGCGATCATGCGCGGGCAACCACGCCGGCTCGGGCGATTGGAGCCGGATCCGATTACTTGGTCGTAGGCCGGCCGATTCGCGATGCAGTCAACCCGCGGGCTGCGGCGGAGCAGATTTTAGACGAGATGCGACAAGCGTTCCTCTCGCGGGCGTCGTAG
- the rpsT gene encoding 30S ribosomal protein S20 — MPVIHKSTIKRARQAEVRRARNRATLNNVRALIKKTLAAVQQKQAEEASAALRKAASALSKAATKGVLKRNTASRRISRLTLRVNALSASS, encoded by the coding sequence ATGCCGGTCATTCACAAGTCCACGATCAAGCGCGCACGCCAGGCCGAAGTACGGCGGGCTCGTAACCGCGCTACCCTCAACAACGTCCGCGCCCTCATCAAAAAGACGCTCGCCGCCGTTCAGCAGAAACAGGCGGAGGAAGCTTCGGCTGCGCTACGCAAGGCCGCTTCGGCCCTGTCCAAGGCGGCCACGAAGGGGGTGCTGAAGCGCAACACGGCATCACGCCGGATCTCGCGGCTGACTCTCCGCGTCAACGCGCTGTCCGCCTCAAGCTAG
- the holA gene encoding DNA polymerase III subunit delta translates to MIVKATALTAALRSLSVPSVCVVEGDEDELRARAQAALANWVLGDEADAAFNCDVFYADEHGTATILNSALELPVFASRRMVVIRRAEKIGSRDSEAWLAYLADPNVAATVVFVAAKFDKRLKLSQALLKQPLIVDCSALPDAALSTWIREEAGQVGVRLTNDAVHALREAAGHSLAMVRRELEKLALVTPAGDSANAAQVEALRGVEPGASVFDLTAAIGAKDRRQALTILARNLESGEAPLRVLGALVWQYRRLWKMKELLAQGRREGEVARTLRIDPYKVRSFLGRFTEPHMGLAFELFLDSDSKLKGAGAGSGRKVLETVLLSLCEA, encoded by the coding sequence ATGATCGTCAAAGCGACGGCGCTGACAGCCGCACTTCGCTCGCTGTCCGTCCCCTCCGTGTGCGTCGTCGAAGGGGATGAGGACGAGTTACGCGCTCGCGCGCAGGCTGCTCTCGCCAACTGGGTCTTGGGGGACGAGGCCGATGCGGCGTTCAATTGCGACGTGTTCTACGCCGATGAGCATGGAACGGCCACGATCCTGAACAGCGCGCTTGAACTTCCCGTGTTCGCATCGCGTCGTATGGTGGTGATTCGACGGGCCGAAAAAATCGGCTCGCGCGACAGCGAAGCCTGGCTCGCGTATCTGGCCGATCCCAACGTCGCCGCCACGGTCGTGTTTGTGGCCGCCAAGTTCGACAAGCGGCTCAAGCTCTCACAAGCACTGCTCAAGCAGCCGCTCATTGTCGATTGTAGTGCGTTGCCGGATGCGGCGTTGTCGACGTGGATTCGGGAGGAGGCTGGCCAGGTGGGCGTTCGTCTTACAAACGATGCGGTGCACGCCCTGCGGGAGGCCGCCGGTCATTCCCTCGCGATGGTGCGACGAGAACTCGAAAAGTTGGCCCTGGTAACCCCCGCTGGTGACTCTGCCAATGCGGCCCAGGTGGAAGCGCTGCGGGGGGTCGAACCGGGCGCGTCGGTCTTCGATCTGACAGCGGCCATCGGAGCCAAGGATCGACGGCAGGCGCTCACGATTTTGGCACGAAATCTCGAATCGGGCGAGGCGCCTCTGCGCGTATTGGGCGCGTTGGTGTGGCAGTACCGCCGCTTGTGGAAAATGAAGGAGCTGCTCGCGCAAGGCCGACGGGAGGGCGAAGTGGCGCGCACGCTGCGAATCGATCCCTACAAGGTCCGGTCATTCCTCGGGCGATTTACCGAGCCACACATGGGCCTGGCGTTCGAACTCTTCCTCGACTCGGATTCCAAGCTGAAAGGTGCCGGTGCCGGGTCGGGACGAAAGGTGCTGGAGACCGTGCTGCTATCCCTGTGCGAAGCCTAA